From a single Granulicella aggregans genomic region:
- a CDS encoding ABC transporter permease — translation MFTLIQDVRFAFRQLRKSMGFTLMAVLTLALGIGSATAVFSLVDAVLLKPLPFAHPDRIMALDTLSPSRGGTAPATMPNETSFPNFEDWRARARSFESMASWQGNSFTLTLDNSPAKRIDGMTVSSDFFRVLGVGPALGRTFTRSEEGAGNRSVLISHGLWQSAFGANPAAIGQTIHLSYQSYTIIGVLPASFQFPNAPDAQVWTTPAIEHEGRNPSAKQRGWNQLQVIGRLAPGVSRTQAKAEMDTIQGSLAARYLDDKTETAVSVTPALEDLVGAVRRPLNILFACVCFLLLIACANVAGLLLTRTAARRSELALRSALGATRPQIVRQLLIESLTISLLGGAVGFSLAAFVLHIAPSVLPADLPRLHELSLDSRVFLFSLAASLATGLLFGVLPAWRSSRLDPALALKDTTRSSTASRSQNRLHSALVIGETALGLVLLIGAGLLIRSFDKLLNVNPGFNQTHLITFRVGMSPKLFQDERALQLIQQLQSRLAALPGVQQATYAYPLPLTGGDMSITFTIVGRPNPPGEDPSARASVVASNFFRSLEMPLRRGRFFTAAEDRPGSPPVVIVNQAFADRFFPGEDAVGKRITSGLAPAVPGDPDGPGQPQEIVGIVGNVVRASLAEAPIPEYFVPFAQASIGQPTFALRVAGDPGSYIDTVRSQVAQMDPTLPVYAVRTNLLARSTAQQRFQTILISAFAGIALVLSAIGLYAVLSYMVVQRAMELGLRIALGAQRGNVLSLILRRGMLLAVAGLVVGLGASFALTRYMATLLFATKALDAVTFTGMTVLLFGVSVVACVVPAYRASRLDPMETLRSQ, via the coding sequence ATGTTCACACTGATTCAGGACGTTCGGTTCGCGTTTCGGCAGCTTCGCAAGAGCATGGGATTTACTCTGATGGCGGTGCTGACGCTGGCGCTGGGCATCGGCTCCGCGACCGCAGTATTTTCGCTGGTGGATGCGGTGCTGCTGAAGCCGCTGCCGTTCGCGCATCCCGACCGCATTATGGCGCTGGATACGCTCTCGCCGTCGCGCGGAGGCACCGCTCCGGCGACCATGCCGAACGAGACTTCCTTTCCGAACTTCGAGGACTGGCGGGCGAGGGCCAGAAGTTTTGAGAGCATGGCGTCGTGGCAAGGCAACTCCTTCACGCTCACCCTGGACAACTCCCCCGCGAAACGGATCGACGGCATGACTGTTTCGTCGGACTTCTTTCGCGTCCTTGGAGTCGGCCCCGCGCTCGGCCGTACCTTCACCCGCTCCGAGGAAGGCGCGGGCAATCGTTCCGTCCTTATCAGTCACGGTCTCTGGCAGTCCGCATTCGGCGCGAACCCGGCGGCAATCGGCCAGACCATTCATCTTAGCTATCAGAGCTACACCATCATCGGTGTGCTGCCCGCGTCCTTCCAGTTTCCGAACGCACCGGACGCGCAGGTGTGGACGACGCCCGCCATCGAGCACGAGGGCAGGAACCCCTCCGCGAAGCAGCGCGGCTGGAACCAGCTTCAGGTGATCGGGCGACTCGCTCCCGGCGTCTCGCGCACCCAGGCCAAGGCGGAGATGGACACGATCCAAGGCTCGCTCGCGGCCCGTTATCTCGACGACAAGACCGAGACGGCAGTCAGCGTCACACCGGCGCTCGAAGACCTGGTCGGCGCGGTGCGGAGACCGTTGAACATCCTGTTTGCGTGCGTCTGCTTCCTGCTGCTGATCGCCTGCGCGAACGTGGCCGGACTCCTGCTTACGCGCACCGCAGCGCGGCGTTCGGAGCTGGCTCTGCGCTCGGCGCTGGGCGCGACTCGGCCGCAGATCGTTCGCCAGCTTCTCATCGAATCGCTCACGATCTCGCTCCTCGGTGGTGCCGTTGGATTTTCGCTCGCGGCCTTCGTACTTCATATTGCGCCCAGCGTGCTTCCCGCCGATCTTCCGCGGCTGCACGAGCTTTCGCTCGATTCGCGTGTCTTCCTTTTCTCGCTTGCGGCATCGCTGGCGACCGGACTGCTGTTCGGTGTGCTTCCCGCGTGGCGGTCGTCGCGGCTCGACCCCGCGCTGGCGCTTAAGGACACGACCCGTTCGAGCACGGCCAGCCGCAGCCAGAACCGGTTGCACAGTGCGCTCGTAATCGGCGAGACGGCGCTTGGCCTGGTCCTGCTCATCGGTGCCGGCCTGTTGATTCGCAGCTTTGACAAGCTGCTTAACGTCAACCCAGGCTTCAACCAGACGCACCTGATCACCTTCCGTGTGGGTATGTCGCCCAAGCTGTTCCAGGACGAGAGGGCGCTGCAACTGATCCAGCAGTTGCAATCGCGGCTGGCCGCGTTGCCCGGTGTTCAGCAGGCAACCTACGCGTATCCTCTGCCGCTCACCGGCGGCGACATGAGTATCACCTTCACCATCGTGGGCAGGCCCAACCCTCCGGGAGAAGATCCCAGCGCACGCGCCAGCGTCGTGGCATCCAATTTCTTCAGGTCGCTGGAGATGCCGCTGCGCCGCGGCCGCTTCTTTACCGCTGCGGAGGACCGGCCCGGCAGCCCTCCCGTCGTCATCGTCAACCAGGCCTTTGCCGACCGCTTCTTTCCTGGCGAAGACGCGGTGGGCAAGCGCATCACGTCCGGCCTCGCTCCCGCCGTTCCGGGCGATCCGGACGGCCCCGGCCAGCCGCAGGAGATCGTCGGCATCGTCGGGAACGTAGTTCGCGCAAGCCTGGCCGAAGCGCCCATCCCGGAGTACTTTGTGCCGTTCGCGCAGGCTTCGATTGGGCAGCCGACCTTCGCGCTTCGTGTGGCGGGCGACCCTGGCAGTTATATCGACACAGTGCGTTCCCAGGTGGCACAGATGGACCCGACGCTTCCGGTCTACGCTGTCCGGACCAACCTGTTAGCTCGCAGCACGGCGCAGCAGAGGTTTCAGACGATCCTGATCTCGGCGTTCGCGGGGATTGCGCTGGTGCTCTCGGCGATTGGTTTGTATGCGGTGCTGAGCTACATGGTCGTGCAGCGGGCGATGGAGCTTGGGCTGCGGATCGCGCTGGGAGCGCAGCGGGGCAACGTGCTCTCTCTGATTCTGCGGCGCGGAATGCTGCTGGCGGTGGCGGGGCTGGTGGTGGGGCTGGGGGCTTCGTTTGCGCTGACGCGGTATATGGCTACGCTGCTGTTTGCGACGAAGGCGCTCGATGCGGTTACGTTTACGGGGATGACGGTGTTGTTGTTTGGTGTTTCGGTGGTTGCTTGCGTCGTGCCGGCTTATCGGGCTTCGCGATTGGATCCGATGGAGACGCTGCGGTCGCAGTGA
- a CDS encoding ABC transporter ATP-binding protein translates to MIELKNLERIYKTGNTENFILRRINLTIREGEFVTVMGPSGAGKSSLLNILAMLDDSWKGEFFFKDLAVHAMNRKQRADLARKQIGMVFQSYHLLDDLTVAENIDLPLSYKDISRSDRQSLVADTLDKFQIVGKKDLFPSQLSGGQQQLVGIARAVIHKPALLLADEPTGNLHSAQAAEIMELFRGLNDEGTTIVQVTHSDLNATYGTRTIELRDGWLTMDTGNAEVKG, encoded by the coding sequence ATGATTGAACTGAAGAATCTTGAGCGGATTTACAAGACGGGGAACACGGAGAACTTCATCCTTCGGCGGATCAACCTGACGATTCGCGAAGGTGAGTTTGTGACTGTGATGGGGCCAAGCGGGGCGGGGAAGTCTTCGCTGCTGAATATCCTGGCGATGCTCGATGACTCGTGGAAGGGCGAGTTCTTTTTCAAGGACCTTGCGGTGCACGCGATGAACCGCAAGCAGAGGGCGGATCTCGCGCGGAAGCAGATTGGGATGGTGTTTCAGAGCTATCACCTGCTGGATGACCTGACGGTGGCGGAGAACATCGACCTGCCGCTCTCGTACAAGGACATCTCGCGTTCGGACCGGCAGTCTCTTGTGGCGGACACTCTGGACAAGTTTCAGATCGTGGGCAAGAAGGACCTGTTTCCTTCTCAGCTTTCTGGCGGGCAGCAGCAACTTGTGGGCATAGCGCGAGCGGTGATTCATAAGCCTGCGTTGTTGCTGGCCGATGAGCCGACGGGGAATCTGCACTCGGCGCAGGCGGCGGAGATTATGGAGCTCTTTCGCGGACTCAATGACGAGGGCACGACGATCGTGCAGGTGACGCACTCGGACTTGAATGCGACTTATGGGACAAGAACGATCGAGCTTCGGGATGGCTGGTTGACGATGGACACAGGGAATGCGGAAGTGAAGGGCTAG
- a CDS encoding TolC family protein → MVETMREFGMSGGVMNVAQRVPMRRFFAALRMTAALGVVATLAVVPVMGYAQANAPVGTQANFPVNAPRPTLRLDVPHSYNPIDAYRPATVPLPDLANSARIDALVHDGVLELSLTDAIALALENNLDLAIARYNIPIAQADVLRTKAGGVFRGVNTGVVQNTPGGGVGGFGSGGSGAGAGGTSGGAGGAGAGASGLVQSTLGTGSAVSSYDPAITGNINYSDVAQPLSNTTVYGVQALKSITYTGNFGYYEAFPTGTLFQAQFYNQRNTNNSPFTYLKPELDASYTLTFQQQLLAGFGLGPNLRYLRIARNNQKISDAAFSLQVITTVTQIANMYWDLVAAYEDEQVKSRSLEFANQTLTSGRKQLELQAIPAMDVMKDEAEVANREQDVSIAKSTLKFQELLIKNALTKNLDDPILEAMPVKPVNVSTDDGTTAPAGAATEDIVAQALAHRVEVAISGIDLQNRDISRKAANNNLLPSLALVGQYGGAGLAGLGNPSAGVSSNAPLGFGGALNNAFNNSSPDYYVGFQMNIPIRNRIAKSDQYRSELESRQADLRQQQLKKQIRIEVRNAQYALDQSVARVVAAGKARELAQKTFEITSKEQQLGAGSAFQTLTSRKDLATAESALLAARTAYQKAKIELQRSVGTTLEENSISVESARNGSSQGR, encoded by the coding sequence ATGGTTGAGACGATGAGAGAGTTTGGGATGAGCGGCGGTGTGATGAATGTGGCGCAAAGGGTGCCAATGCGGCGATTCTTCGCTGCGCTCAGAATGACGGCGGCTTTGGGAGTTGTGGCTACGCTTGCGGTTGTGCCGGTGATGGGTTATGCGCAGGCCAATGCTCCGGTCGGCACTCAGGCCAATTTTCCGGTGAATGCGCCGCGCCCGACGCTGCGGCTGGATGTGCCGCATTCTTACAATCCGATCGATGCGTATCGGCCGGCGACCGTGCCGCTGCCAGACCTTGCGAACTCCGCGCGGATCGATGCGCTGGTGCATGACGGCGTGCTGGAGCTTTCGCTAACGGATGCAATTGCCTTGGCACTCGAGAACAATCTTGACCTTGCGATTGCCCGATACAACATTCCGATTGCGCAGGCCGACGTGCTGCGGACCAAGGCTGGCGGCGTGTTTCGCGGTGTCAATACGGGCGTAGTGCAGAACACGCCGGGCGGCGGCGTTGGAGGCTTTGGGTCGGGTGGTTCGGGCGCGGGTGCGGGTGGAACGTCGGGTGGCGCGGGTGGTGCGGGTGCGGGAGCTTCGGGACTTGTGCAGTCGACGCTCGGCACGGGGTCGGCAGTGTCTTCGTACGACCCGGCGATCACGGGAAACATTAACTACAGCGACGTCGCCCAGCCGCTCTCGAATACGACGGTGTATGGCGTGCAGGCCCTGAAGTCGATCACGTATACGGGGAACTTTGGATACTACGAGGCGTTTCCAACCGGGACGTTGTTCCAGGCGCAGTTCTACAACCAGCGGAATACGAACAACAGCCCGTTTACCTATCTGAAGCCGGAGCTGGATGCGTCGTATACGCTGACGTTCCAGCAGCAGTTGCTGGCGGGGTTTGGGCTGGGGCCAAATCTACGTTACCTGCGGATTGCGCGGAACAATCAGAAGATCTCGGATGCTGCCTTCTCGTTGCAGGTGATCACGACGGTCACGCAGATCGCGAATATGTACTGGGATCTGGTAGCGGCGTATGAGGATGAGCAGGTGAAGTCTCGGTCGCTGGAGTTTGCGAACCAGACTTTGACGAGTGGGCGAAAGCAATTGGAGCTGCAGGCGATTCCTGCGATGGATGTGATGAAGGATGAGGCCGAGGTTGCCAATCGCGAACAGGACGTGAGCATCGCGAAGAGCACGCTGAAGTTTCAGGAGCTGCTGATCAAGAACGCGCTTACGAAGAACCTCGACGACCCGATTCTGGAGGCGATGCCGGTGAAGCCGGTGAACGTTTCGACCGACGATGGGACGACCGCACCGGCGGGCGCTGCTACGGAGGACATCGTGGCGCAGGCACTGGCGCATCGCGTGGAGGTGGCGATCTCGGGGATCGACCTGCAGAACCGAGACATCAGCAGAAAGGCCGCGAACAATAATCTGCTGCCATCGCTGGCCCTGGTGGGGCAGTATGGCGGTGCGGGGCTGGCGGGCCTCGGGAATCCGAGCGCAGGGGTGAGTTCGAACGCTCCGCTTGGATTTGGCGGAGCGTTGAACAATGCGTTCAATAATTCGTCACCGGACTATTACGTTGGCTTCCAGATGAACATTCCGATTCGCAATCGGATTGCGAAGTCGGACCAGTATCGTTCGGAGCTGGAGTCGCGTCAGGCGGACCTGCGGCAGCAGCAGTTGAAAAAGCAGATCCGCATCGAAGTGCGCAACGCGCAGTATGCGCTGGACCAGAGCGTGGCTCGGGTGGTTGCGGCGGGCAAGGCGCGGGAGCTGGCGCAGAAGACGTTTGAGATTACGTCGAAAGAGCAGCAGCTTGGGGCGGGATCGGCGTTTCAGACGTTGACGAGCCGGAAGGACCTGGCCACGGCGGAGTCGGCGCTGCTGGCGGCAAGGACGGCATATCAGAAGGCGAAGATCGAGCTGCAGCGGTCGGTGGGGACAACGCTTGAGGAGAATTCGATTTCGGTAGAATCGGCGAGGAATGGAAGTTCGCAAGGACGCTAA
- a CDS encoding sigma-54-dependent transcriptional regulator, producing the protein MTGVSSNKCRLLVADDQPQILEALELLLEPEGFELLTAHSPAAVLELLSHEQVDGVLIDLNYTRDTTSGREGLDLIAAIQERDSQLPIIVMTAWANIDLAVEAMRRGARDFIQKPWDNARVLTVVRTQLELYAAQKRAQWLEAENRILRAEGAPEFIATAAAMRPVVELLARIGPSGANVLVTGEHGTGKEVVAQTLHRLSPRAHRQLVAVNTGALPEGTFESEIFGHVKGAFTDARTDRIGRFELANGSTLFLDEIANIPLRQQAKLLRVLETGELERVGSSTTRKVDVRMISATNADLRAESEAGTFRSDLYFRLNTVEIHVPPLRERREDIPALAAHFLSRYAARYRRSVEGFEPTALQMVMSYGWPGNVRELDHTMERAVLMARGSRIELADLGLQTAKVASSQGLDEMSLEQVEAVLIRKALARSQGNVSHAADALGLSRGALYRRIEKYGI; encoded by the coding sequence ATGACCGGAGTTTCAAGTAATAAGTGCCGTCTGTTGGTGGCGGACGATCAGCCGCAGATTCTTGAAGCGCTTGAGCTCTTGCTCGAGCCTGAAGGGTTCGAACTGCTGACGGCGCATAGTCCGGCGGCGGTGCTGGAGCTTTTGTCGCACGAACAGGTCGATGGGGTTTTGATCGACCTGAACTACACGCGGGATACGACCTCCGGTCGCGAGGGGCTCGACCTGATTGCGGCGATTCAGGAGCGCGATTCGCAACTGCCGATCATCGTGATGACGGCGTGGGCGAACATCGACCTGGCGGTGGAGGCGATGCGGCGTGGCGCGCGGGACTTCATCCAGAAGCCCTGGGACAACGCGCGCGTGCTGACCGTGGTGCGGACTCAGCTTGAGCTGTATGCGGCGCAAAAGCGGGCGCAGTGGCTGGAGGCGGAGAACCGTATCTTGAGGGCTGAGGGTGCGCCGGAGTTTATTGCTACGGCGGCGGCGATGCGGCCTGTGGTGGAGCTGCTGGCGCGGATTGGGCCTTCGGGTGCGAACGTGCTGGTGACCGGTGAGCATGGGACGGGTAAGGAAGTGGTGGCGCAGACGCTGCATCGGCTGTCGCCACGAGCGCACCGGCAGCTTGTCGCCGTGAACACTGGCGCCCTACCGGAGGGGACGTTCGAGAGCGAAATATTCGGGCATGTAAAGGGCGCGTTTACCGATGCGCGGACCGACCGCATTGGGCGGTTCGAGCTGGCGAATGGATCGACGCTGTTTCTCGATGAGATTGCCAATATCCCGCTGCGGCAGCAGGCGAAGCTGCTGCGGGTGCTGGAGACGGGCGAGTTGGAGCGGGTGGGGTCTTCGACGACGCGCAAGGTGGATGTGCGGATGATCTCGGCGACGAATGCCGATCTGCGGGCGGAGTCGGAAGCGGGGACGTTTCGCAGCGATCTCTATTTTCGATTGAACACAGTGGAGATTCATGTGCCTCCGCTGCGCGAGCGGCGTGAGGACATTCCAGCATTGGCGGCGCACTTTCTATCGCGGTATGCGGCGCGGTATCGTCGCTCGGTGGAGGGGTTTGAGCCGACGGCGTTGCAGATGGTGATGAGCTATGGCTGGCCGGGCAATGTGCGCGAGCTGGACCACACGATGGAGCGCGCGGTGCTGATGGCGCGGGGCAGCCGGATTGAGCTGGCGGACCTCGGGCTGCAGACTGCCAAGGTGGCGTCGTCGCAGGGACTGGATGAGATGTCGCTGGAGCAGGTGGAGGCGGTGCTGATCCGCAAGGCGCTGGCGCGGAGCCAGGGCAATGTAAGTCATGCGGCAGATGCTCTGGGGCTGAGCCGGGGAGCGTTGTATCGGCGGATTGAGAAGTATGGGATTTGA
- a CDS encoding sensor histidine kinase, with protein sequence MPLGKTGRRLSFERRLSLWMVALALPAVVLGGWLMVVEHASITAMVAAVMVFALAWLLAASSLMELITRPMQTLANVVAALREDDFSFRARGARRGDALGDLALEINALAGTLQAQRSSALEALTLVERVMSSMQSPVLAFDSLGRLRLHNAAADRAFGLVRPASDGKSAEELGLRVLLDVADEGQYSNSAKANDATRYVVRRATFRLRGAPHLLLVLSDVGAALREEERQAWRRLIRVLGHEINNSLTPIKSIAGSLRGRLPETAGVESGPNLNRDLQRGLAVIEDRAASLNRFLQAYQQLSSLPAPRLEAVPLRLLLERVVLLELRVAVRMIAGPEVVVHVDPDQMQQALINLQQNAVDAALEAAGEASETDAEVSVAWEVEAGQVAIRITDNGLGLLNPVNLFVPFYTTKPKGTGIGLALAQQILIVHKGSVGLTNREDGRGCVAEVRLSLAG encoded by the coding sequence ATGCCTCTTGGCAAGACCGGCAGGCGGCTGAGCTTCGAGCGGCGGCTCTCCTTGTGGATGGTGGCGCTGGCCCTGCCGGCGGTGGTGCTGGGGGGCTGGCTAATGGTGGTTGAACACGCTTCGATCACCGCGATGGTTGCGGCGGTTATGGTCTTTGCGCTGGCGTGGCTGCTGGCTGCGAGCTCGTTGATGGAGCTGATCACGCGGCCTATGCAGACGCTGGCAAACGTAGTGGCGGCGCTGCGTGAGGACGACTTCTCGTTTCGTGCGCGTGGAGCTCGCAGGGGAGACGCGCTGGGCGATCTTGCGCTCGAGATCAATGCGCTGGCGGGGACGCTGCAGGCGCAGCGGTCGTCTGCTCTGGAGGCGCTGACATTGGTGGAGCGGGTGATGAGTTCCATGCAGTCGCCGGTGCTGGCGTTCGACTCGCTGGGCCGATTGCGGCTGCACAATGCCGCGGCGGATAGGGCGTTTGGTCTGGTACGACCGGCATCCGATGGAAAGAGCGCGGAGGAACTGGGACTGCGGGTGCTGCTGGATGTGGCGGACGAAGGGCAGTACTCTAACTCAGCCAAGGCGAACGATGCGACGCGATACGTGGTGCGGAGGGCGACGTTCCGGCTGCGGGGAGCGCCGCATCTGCTGCTGGTGCTGTCGGATGTGGGAGCCGCGCTGCGGGAAGAGGAGCGGCAGGCGTGGCGGCGGCTGATCCGGGTGCTGGGGCACGAGATCAATAACTCGCTGACGCCGATCAAGTCGATTGCCGGAAGTCTGCGGGGGCGGCTGCCGGAGACTGCGGGCGTTGAGAGCGGGCCGAACCTGAATCGCGATCTGCAGCGCGGGCTGGCGGTGATTGAGGATCGCGCGGCGTCTCTGAACCGGTTTCTGCAGGCGTATCAGCAGCTATCGAGCCTGCCGGCGCCGAGGCTGGAGGCGGTGCCGCTGCGACTGCTGCTGGAGCGGGTGGTTCTGCTGGAGCTGAGAGTTGCGGTGCGGATGATTGCGGGGCCGGAGGTGGTCGTGCACGTCGATCCGGACCAGATGCAGCAGGCGCTGATCAACCTGCAGCAGAATGCGGTGGATGCGGCTTTAGAGGCGGCGGGGGAGGCTTCTGAGACTGATGCGGAGGTCTCTGTCGCATGGGAGGTTGAGGCAGGGCAGGTCGCGATCCGGATTACGGACAATGGGCTGGGGCTGCTGAATCCGGTGAATCTGTTTGTGCCGTTTTATACAACCAAGCCTAAGGGGACGGGGATTGGGCTGGCGCTGGCGCAGCAGATTCTTATCGTGCACAAGGGAAGTGTGGGCTTGACGAACCGGGAGGATGGAAGAGGCTGTGTCGCCGAAGTCCGGCTGTCTTTGGCGGGGTAG
- a CDS encoding sodium:solute symporter family protein has protein sequence MNPYAAVLAVISITLLAVSLSRVNKTKTKADYLVAGRSLPAFVLIFTLLSSWIGSGSLLGGAENAYKHGFAALWQSAGGWAGLILIYFIAPRARKFAQFTIPDLLEARYNQTARVLGVIAILFTYTAITSYQFIGGGDILHLIFPDLITANLSKYIIAGFVIVFTAIAGMSSVAYMDVVIGLLATVSMLASLPVLIHLAGGLSGIHNALPASHFQVLGDLSFAQAMEIFLPTCLLMLGNQSMYQKFFSAKSEKAASQAVVGWFIGAVILETVIVAIAVVGSALFPTGEVHSHPREILAYTGMHGLPLWMGVVLVGAIFAKIISTANNYLFSPATNLVNDVFVRYIARDASNKRILIVSRLMVVLLGLWALYQSLHTESVLKKALYAYTIYSAALTPVILAAFFWKRTTATAAVISIALGTLVTITWDSAFIHAHLPTILTERDAIFPALLTSLFSLVLVSLITPPPSASQLAPFAEG, from the coding sequence ATGAATCCTTACGCAGCCGTCCTGGCCGTCATCAGCATCACCCTTCTCGCCGTCTCGCTCAGCCGCGTCAACAAGACCAAGACCAAGGCAGACTACCTCGTCGCCGGCCGCAGCTTGCCCGCCTTCGTCCTCATCTTCACGCTGCTCTCGTCGTGGATTGGTTCTGGATCACTACTGGGAGGGGCGGAGAACGCCTACAAGCACGGCTTCGCGGCCCTCTGGCAGTCAGCCGGAGGATGGGCCGGCCTCATCCTCATCTACTTCATCGCTCCCCGCGCCCGCAAGTTCGCCCAGTTCACCATCCCCGACCTGCTCGAAGCCCGCTACAACCAGACCGCCCGCGTCCTCGGCGTTATCGCCATCCTCTTCACCTACACCGCCATCACCAGCTACCAGTTCATCGGCGGCGGAGACATCCTCCACCTCATCTTCCCCGACCTCATCACCGCCAACCTCAGCAAGTACATCATCGCCGGCTTCGTCATCGTCTTCACCGCCATCGCCGGCATGTCCTCGGTCGCCTATATGGACGTCGTCATCGGCCTGCTCGCGACGGTCTCCATGCTCGCTTCACTACCCGTCCTCATCCATCTCGCCGGAGGTCTGAGCGGCATCCACAACGCGCTTCCCGCCAGCCACTTCCAGGTGCTCGGCGACCTCTCTTTCGCGCAAGCGATGGAGATCTTCCTCCCCACCTGCCTGCTCATGCTCGGTAACCAGTCCATGTACCAGAAGTTCTTCTCCGCCAAGTCCGAGAAGGCCGCCAGCCAGGCTGTCGTCGGCTGGTTCATCGGCGCTGTCATCCTTGAGACGGTCATCGTCGCCATCGCTGTCGTAGGCTCCGCTCTCTTTCCCACCGGCGAAGTCCACTCCCACCCCCGCGAGATCCTCGCCTACACCGGCATGCACGGCCTTCCTTTGTGGATGGGAGTCGTCCTCGTCGGCGCCATCTTTGCCAAGATCATCTCCACCGCCAACAACTACCTCTTCTCCCCCGCCACCAACCTCGTCAACGACGTCTTCGTTCGCTATATCGCCCGCGACGCCTCCAACAAGCGCATCCTCATCGTCAGCCGCCTCATGGTCGTCCTGCTCGGGCTATGGGCGCTCTACCAGTCGCTGCACACCGAGTCCGTCCTGAAGAAGGCGCTCTACGCCTACACCATCTACTCCGCCGCGCTCACGCCGGTCATCCTCGCCGCCTTCTTCTGGAAGCGGACGACCGCCACAGCAGCGGTGATCTCCATCGCCCTGGGAACGCTGGTCACCATCACCTGGGACTCTGCCTTCATCCACGCCCATCTCCCCACCATTCTCACCGAGCGCGACGCCATCTTTCCGGCACTGCTCACCTCACTTTTCTCGCTGGTCCTCGTCAGTCTCATAACTCCGCCGCCCTCGGCAAGCCAACTCGCTCCCTTCGCAGAGGGTTGA
- a CDS encoding YihY/virulence factor BrkB family protein has product MPHIDPPDPPAVPLLTPTLQTQSADPAKLHAARQRTVWTIVSASPLGSLWDLQGTPLSTVIKRTAKSFLADNLLGRAAELGFYFLFALFPTLVSASSMLGLAARSASHIYFTLLSYLSVVIPPSAMGIVLETFNQTTAASTSGKVTFGLVAAIWSASVGFSAIQDSLNLVYKVPETRPYWKARLSAIGVTTMLSVLVTGLLAAMLGGDMLAAFAHKLIYHRPLAIATAILSRLIGWIVATALLALIFAVIYFFAPDVKKSRWRWLSPGAAIGIVAWLLASFSLRLYLHFFNNYSVTYGSLGAVIILLTWFYITGVVLLLGAEVNSEIEAAVTERRLCGGATHTNPTAA; this is encoded by the coding sequence ATGCCCCACATCGACCCCCCAGATCCCCCAGCGGTGCCCCTGCTCACGCCGACTCTGCAAACACAGTCCGCCGACCCGGCTAAATTGCACGCTGCCCGCCAGCGAACCGTCTGGACCATCGTCTCGGCCTCGCCGCTCGGCTCGCTCTGGGACCTTCAAGGCACGCCACTCAGCACCGTCATCAAACGCACCGCCAAGTCTTTTCTGGCCGACAATCTCCTGGGCCGCGCCGCCGAACTCGGATTCTACTTCCTCTTCGCGCTCTTCCCAACCCTGGTCAGCGCCAGCTCCATGCTTGGCCTCGCCGCGCGCTCCGCGTCGCACATCTACTTCACTCTCCTGTCTTACTTATCGGTCGTGATCCCACCCTCTGCCATGGGAATCGTCCTCGAAACCTTCAACCAGACGACCGCCGCATCCACAAGCGGAAAGGTCACCTTCGGTCTGGTCGCCGCGATCTGGTCTGCCTCGGTCGGCTTCTCCGCCATCCAGGACAGCCTGAACCTCGTCTACAAAGTCCCCGAGACCCGCCCTTACTGGAAGGCCCGCCTCTCCGCCATCGGCGTCACGACCATGCTGTCAGTCCTCGTCACAGGCCTGCTCGCGGCGATGCTCGGTGGAGACATGCTCGCCGCCTTCGCCCATAAGTTGATCTACCACCGCCCGCTGGCCATCGCGACCGCGATCCTCAGCCGTCTCATCGGATGGATCGTGGCCACCGCTCTGCTCGCGCTGATCTTTGCCGTGATCTACTTCTTCGCCCCGGACGTCAAGAAGAGCCGCTGGCGCTGGCTCTCTCCCGGAGCCGCCATCGGCATCGTCGCCTGGCTGCTCGCATCCTTCAGCCTGCGCCTGTATCTCCACTTCTTCAACAACTACTCGGTCACCTACGGCTCGCTAGGGGCAGTCATCATCCTGCTCACGTGGTTTTACATCACCGGCGTAGTTCTCCTGCTCGGTGCCGAGGTCAACAGCGAGATCGAAGCCGCCGTCACCGAACGCCGCCTCTGCGGCGGCGCAACCCATACCAATCCCACCGCTGCCTAG